Genomic DNA from Dysidea avara chromosome 10, odDysAvar1.4, whole genome shotgun sequence:
CCTGCTGTAGATATTACGAGCTGATTCTCTGACAGTCCTTCGTGGTCACGAGGCAGCCATAAGATGTATGTCAGTCTGTAAACCATTTGGTTTTGTAGTAACCGGTGGTGATGACTGCACGTGCATTATTTGGGATACCAATCGGTGAGTATGTGTTGGTTGTTACTGTATAGCtagaaattttcaagggacaaaATTTTTGTTAGTGATGTAGCTTCGTGAAAATATAATCATGAAATGTTTTAGGTTTATACACACAGCTACTATTACCTTACCAAAACCGTTTCCTAGACTTTTGTGAATAAACACAAAAATCGTATTTACACAGTTTCACAAAAGTTTaatccctcgaaaatttcccactatacagtactttatcataatcataatagcTTAAGTGACTATGTTGATATTGCAAAGTGTTTGGTAATTGTGTATTAAATTAGCTAATTCTGCAAGTGTCATTTTGAGTTAGTAGTTATTAGAACTAATTTGTGATAACCATGATGATATTACATCCCCAGTATCAGCTATATTCATTGCCTCAAGGACCACGAGGGACCTGTGACTGCTGTCACCACCAGTCCCACTCTGGGGGATATTGTAACAGTGTGTAAAcaaggtgtgtgtgtttagCTATGGTGAAACCTgctaatgtggacacttgaggacacctgcatattCTAGACACTTAGCTATGGTCCTGAAGTGTCCCTAGTGCCTTGATAACCATGACGCTATTGGTTGGTCCAAAGATGTCCACactacacaggtttcactataAAGGGCTGgtgtatcacatgatcaacCCCACCCCATAGCCACGCCCACTACTGAGGAAGATACAGCAGCACCTACAGGATGTGTCCTCAGCTTATGGAGCATTAATGGAACTCTGGTGAACAGGATGAAGATTGAGTCAGAAGTGACTTGTCTCACATATACTACGGCACCTGAGGGTGTGTATGTTAATGTCATTGCCACAGGGATGAGGGATGGTAAtgtcaggtgtgtgtgtgtcatgttgaatgtacgcatacacacacgcgtgcgcacacgcatacacacacacaaaacaatggCAAAGCCCACTTTGGGGTACCTGTTGACCACTTAGGCTTTTGAGTCTGTATAGGCATATCCTCCAGTAACTCACAGAAGGACCGTGCAAGGTTCACACATAGAGGCTGAAGTTGCACAACAGACCCTAAGCAAAGCAAGGATAGTTGGGTTTTGCTTCCCCAGACCACCAGGTCCCTATTCTGCCATATATGACCAGAAAAATCTAGCTAGTGATAACATGAAATACATATACttcaaagaaaaaaatatgcaaAGGACCATTACTCAGGAAAACAAATCTCAAATCCAAGAATAAATTATAGTATTAATTCTTGCTTAAACGTATACaccttatttgcctactcatgaTAATTCAAATATGTTTGGTAGTCCCAAGGGTATGCATGTCACTTTGTGCTTATTTATGATGCGGTAGatgtaaacaaaattttgtaatttagAATGCCTTCACACTTGTATGTGAAAGTGAATACAGAGCTAAAACTATATTCAAGGAGAGATCtcaagccaaattccaactccATAGATCAATGCAAACAAAAGTTATGGCTGCTAAtataagtgcctgtagtttagtCACTATACAAATCAATTCTAAACTGCTCACCATAATAGGACTGCAACCCATTCTTTGGACATTGTAGATATGCTGAGACAATAAAAAGAAATTGTGCGAGTTTTTGCTGAGAGTCACATATATCCAGTGAAACCTGTACATTGCTTATATCTACAAGTAAATCTCCTGTGAGTAGTACTAATACGAGGCTGTACCATATTTCACAATTGAAGGTGTGGCCAAGTGTAGGCGCTCGACATCCGTCCCACTTGTTGAACCTGCACAGCTTGCACATTCAGGGAATTAGTGTCCTTTTGTCTTTTTCCAATTAGCAATTTGTAGACCAGCAATTATACACAATACCTAAGTATTTTATCTTTGACCAAACCAAGTACCTCCCTCATGTGCTCTTCACATTTCAGATTATGGAGTTCCTGGGATCTGACTCTGATCAGAGATGTGACCTGTCCCCAGCCAAGTCCAGTCAAGGTGGTCAGGTGAGCAGAAACTATATATTGAgctgaaacaaaacaaaaaaaacagtgTATATTTGCTGAAAAGACCTTCAAATTAATTTAATAGAGcaattagctatagtatttgcAAGTGAGCTAAATTTCAGAAGTTTCTTGAGATATTAGCTCATAATATTGAGTCACACCCCCCTTTCTCTTCCTGCAGTCTGGTGTTCAGTAGTTGCTCCAAGGAGTTGTATGCTAGCTATGCTAACAAGACTGTTACCTGCTGGATTAAACCAGAAGATGATAGTGAACAAGGCCCTGGTGGTTATGTGTTAGTAGACAAACCTAAATTACTCGTTACGTAATATTGTGAATTTGTATGGTAATTATTTTTAATGATATCCGAGAATAAGCGGAATTTAGTTTATAATTATCGATTGTGGAAACGATATCGAAGTGTTTACAGGTCAAAGTGGTTGGTTCCCAGTCGTATTCGCTAGCTGTTTATGGCAGTTACAGCCAGTTGTAGACTGCCCATTGCGTGTATGATGTCGTGCGAGACTACAAGTGACCACGAAGACGAAACGAGAGATGATATTGCCGGCCTTACACGCTGTCCCACAGCGAGGCCCGCTGAAATACAAGCAAACGGCGTAGGACCATCCAATCTAAGAATGTGAGTGACTGTTTACCGCACACCTTTATAGTGTCCTTGCTGGCGTGCATAGGATAAAACCCGAAGTGCAAGGAAGGATGAAACGACTTTCCCTCAAGGACTCACCGATATATGGCGAATTAATAGTAGTTGGGTAAGTGAGTTTGGGACCTCGTGGACAACTCTGAATAATGGCCACTTAGAGACCAGCTATTTTCACTGCATTGGCACTGACTAGGCCCAACATAAGCCAGAGTAGGCTTTGTCCTTTATATAGAGGTATGGTGGCTTTTATTTGGAGTGTCCTATTGTGCTAAGTGGGTCGAGTGTGACATTTCCACTTCTCCACAGTACTAATGGAGAACTACCCTGCCCTCCAATCTGTAATAAAATGCGACATCGGTTTACGCTAGTAAGACAAGAGAAGCCCACAGGTGTTCGACCGCAGGATGATGGAAGAGACCAAGATGTTACACATGGTATTAACATTACAGTAAACAAGAAGACAACAATCATGTCTTATGGACTGGATCCTGATACTGACATGTTTCAGGTGAATATACACTAAacttgttaatgtggacacttaaGGATACCAGACATTTACTACATAAACTGACAGTACACCTTGTTGGTAAGGACGCTGTTAGTTGGACTTTTAAAAGTCTCCATATTACACCATATTTCAATAATATTGTTATAACCACATTTTtcaggtttgtttttactgctaTAAAGAAGTTTCAGGAGATAAAAATGTATGGGTCCTTTGTTGATGTGGAGAGAGATGAGCTTCCCACAATGGTTAAATATGGAACTGGACCAGTTAACTGTTTATGGTAATTAAAGTCAGTGCTTTCAAAATGATATCATTATCAGCAAGTTGCAAACTatataattttaaatttcacCATTCTACTTCAAATTGCTGGCTACATGTATACAGTTGACCAACTATTTTTGGACTTATATGAATCCAGATCTGTTGGGACCCAAATTTTATTTTTGGAATAGTTTAGAGAGTTTGGTTTCACAGTAATAAAATTTATAGCATCTGTGTTGTGCTTGAATCTACTATACAAGTTAATTGTATTGTAGTCAGTACTTAATGGGTAAACAAAGTGTGGGGTATTCTCAATGTGTTATTATTggataattattacaagtgttTGTATTATTGAGTTTCAGATTTGTGTcattttttgtgtaggttggcCGGTCACCAGATGATGCAATTGACCTGGTTGTTATGGATACGGGAAAGGATCTCAGTGGCCAGGTCATGTACAAGGCCAACAGCACGGTGTCACGGTATGCTTGTCGTATCGTCTGCGAACGACAACCGCCATACACAGCGCGGATATATGCTGGTGCCTTTGATGCATCCAATCAGATTAAACCATCAGTAAGTACTAATTTGTAACAGAAACCTGAGTCATTATGAAGGCTGAATTCACGTCATTCACATCACTGGGTTTCCTTTTGTTCTCTAGACCTCTGTTCCATCATGGCAACTAAGCCCTGTCGAGAGCGATTGTTTAACAACAAATGGAGTTGGGTTACTACGACCTAGTGGCTGCTTTGTACCAGGAGTGAATCCAGGTAGATGGCTAGAAGTATCTGTTCTGGGAAACATCTTCACGTTACGTGACAAACGTTCCTCTCGTAAACCAGGATCTCCAGTAAGTATGTCCATCTGTCCATCACCCAACCACACAACATGTATTGAAGCACTTCCATCAGTCCTTATAAGGAATAATTGTCCATACACAATGACACTATACAGCATCTATTGTGTACAGTGAAACCCCTTCAAACAGGATACCCTGAAATGTGGGCACTTTAATAATCTATGGTATTTTTATTAATGTACACACACTTAGATCCCTGTAATCAGAACACTTGCCTGTGGTCCCATAGTGTACAATTACTAAGGCTACTTCAATGTGGCATGTGTGGTATCCTTAGTGACAGTGTCTTATTGTTTTAGGTTGTTGAAGAGACTAACATACTGACAGACGGATGTTTGATTGACTTGTGTGGTGTCACTCTTATTTGGCGGACTGCCATGGGACTGGAACATGCACCGGTATGGAGATCAGTAAAGACTTCCAGGTGTACATAAGTTACATGCTTAATTCCAACAGACCAAAGAACTAATACGTGGCCACAGAGACCACCTGAATGCTACACAGGCACAATGTCCAGTTAATTTCTTCACCCTTGCCTACCCTCCATTAAGAGGTAGCAGCTCAGCAGCAGATTCTTCTAGTCAAGCACGAGTGAAAAGTGCTGTCAGCATGTCATCTGTAAGATATGAACTGACTACACTGAAACCTGTGAATGTGGATACTTGAGGACCCAAAAAAATATCTTGATGcttatagcaagagttaataatagtaggtaTTAACTCTTGCTTATAGAGTACTCTGTATTACTCAGTTTCAGTCTAGTAGCTCTttgaaaattttcatgaaaatttttattcatGCATCTCCAAGTATAGGCCAATTCTCCCTGTTTGATAGGCTGCTTTTGAACGAGAGAGACAACCATGGGCATACCTAAGATGTGGTCACGTGTGTGGATTCCACCAATGGAAAGCCAGTGACAAGGAGGATGATAGGAACAGAACGTGTCCCACATGTAGACAGGTAACCAATAGCAACAATGATGTCGTATTACATAATATCTGTCACCTCAGACTGGTCCATATGCTAAACTAGAGTTGGGGCAGCAACGAGCATACTGTCTTGGGAATGACCCGCCCACACATGTGTTTGTGCCCTGTGGGCATGTCTCATCTCATGCTACAGTCAGGTGAGAGACCATGTGATCCATATCTTAGGAAATTATTGGTTGGCCCCAAAGTGTCTATTAGTGCCATGAAAATTTTCCCTACAAGTTTTGTAACCAAGACAACTTAGTGTAGATTAGGAGACACTATTGAACGTGTGATGTGTACATTTGACCTGTGTTGGCTTACACTAATAAAACTATCCagttacaataacaattatAGCTTGTAGCCTGATAATATTGATAGTGTTAAGTATGGCAATGTAGTAATGTGTTTGATGATGTCTTCTTGTCCAATCATAACACACTATTAGTAGGTGTACTGCATAGTACCTAACAGAGTGGAAAATTGGTGATCGTATTAGTGGGCAGTGGATGAGTTGTTAGTATCCTGTTagacacacatacaccacacattCAGTGCTATAAATTACCGTCTACCAAAATTTATTTAAATTGGACAAATTTATTGCACATTCAATGATATGGAAGTGATTAATGTCTACAGAAATATCTGATCTTCCAGAAAGGAGTccaatttttgttgttgttataaATTTAGTACTGACTACCAAGTAGACActccacacacaaaaaaaacaatTTGACTTGACGATCATGTTAATCCTCTCAGGTACTGGTCATCATTGGAGACCCCTTATTCGGTGAATGACTGGGCAATCCAGTGTCCCTTCTGCAAGACTCCACTAGCAATGCAACCACCATACACTAAACTTATCTACAGCTAACCCCAACCCCCTCCCTCCCTGTGACATAGACCTCATGtatactactgtacatacaacACCAGTCAACTGTATGCTATAATTCAGCAAAATCCATCGCTTATTTGGAACATTGTTTATTAAGAGAGTGGACACAACTTCATACATGAACTATATTATCAAATGTATATCATGTTATGTTcttttgtgtatttgtgtgttggATAACATGAATGTTACGTCCGGTAGTGAATTGAGTAGCGTACGAGCTGCTTCGCTAAGAGGTGGTACCTGTGTGGTGGTGGGCATGTTCACTGGGACATCACTCAGTGACTTTAGGGTATCTGGAGACACCTGTAGAGAGTCGAGAGTTTTCTGTGATGGCTGGAGTGACTGTAGTTCTTCTTTGGACACAGTCAAAGCATTGAGAGATGCTGTTAGATCAAGAGCATTACTTGTAGCAGGGAGCTCAGTTGTCAATGTTGTTGCCTCACTACTTGTATCTTTATTAAAGAGAGAGTTGTCAGTGACAAATGGCTGGCTATCTTCTGTCTGCTCAGTGAGataagggtttgatggtagtcCCAGCATGTTTGCTATGGCATTGGCAGCTGCAGTTGCTGCAAGTTCCTCCTTTGTTGCAGACGCTTGCTCCTCCCCCTGATTAGCTGCAAGTTGCTCGATGTCATCAGTAAGGGTGAAATCCAGCCCCATCAAGTCTGCGTCCAGTTGAAAAGATTCTAAGAAGTAacattaaatataatatgtgtACCAACAACTGCTAGGGTAACCCCAACTGCTAGCATGTGCACGTAACTTGTACAGTTTCATTGTAAAATGTGTACACATTATACACTGCACACTCAAATGCATACAAAGCTTATAGATACATAGTATACACACTTACCATGCATACTCATCTTTTGTGGAGTAGGTGAACTTAGTGTCAGATCAAGCAATGTAGCACTGACATCTTTAGGCTGTTCTGTATGTGGAGATGTAAAACATATAAAGTGTACTGAACAAACTGGGACTCCTCTCAACCCCTCTCAACCCCTCTCCACAAAATAGACACTTAAAGAGCTGGGTTTGCACTAATGAAGTGCACGTATGACCCTAATCACTcctactgtatagctaattaCTTTTGAAGGTAAAAAATTAGCAGATCACTACCATTCAAAATTTTTTGGATTTTGCTTCAGGATCTTTTTATGCAATTGTAATGCTTAAACAATGCCATTGATCTGCAAATTTCAAGGGGGAAAATTTCGCAGATAGCTTGCCAATCTGTGAAGacagttaaaaaaaaaaagtctccTTCCACTATACTttaagtacctgtgtatacAAAATGGACCACAGAATGACAGAGAGGAGTGTTCTGATAAACCAGATGTCCACAATTCAGGGTGTGAATTTTCAAAATTCAAGAGAGAAAATTCTCTCACTTGAATGACTAATACTCTTGAAACTTTTTCACAATTGCTATCATGTGTATAATCTCATTACCTTCTCCAGTGGGACTATCCACCCACTGAAAGTCACTTTCCTGTTGTTGTGATGGTAATGGTTCCATACCCTATGACACAAAGCAGACTAATCAACACTCGCACTGTAAAAATGTGCAACATTATTAGCTTACCATCTCTTCAGCAAATGATAGAATTGTATACACCAACTACAAAAAGGGAAAAAAAGCCAACAATAACAAAGCTGAAAAATCAACGCAAACATTTTAGCAGTTTATTTGGTGTCTACGTgggtgtgtttgtgtggtgtaTATGTGTTCATTAGTGTGCATGCACTTGCATTTCTCACCATGGGGTCAACTTTGAGTGCAGCAAGATACTGATCTTCAACATGAGACTTATTCCAAGTGTACAATGGAGTAGTTGTCTTTACACTTGACTGAAGGGATGACCACAAACTATACAGAGAACACAGCACTGTATGTATACTGAAattcaacaaaaaaaataaGGGTGAGATTTTTTTATGTGTAGTGGTTAGTAAAAGGGATACTAAAGTAAAACCATAGTTCAAATTTTGTTaactttatttacaaaaatt
This window encodes:
- the LOC136269207 gene encoding E3 ubiquitin-protein ligase pellino homolog 1-like — encoded protein: MAVTASCRLPIACMMSCETTSDHEDETRDDIAGLTRCPTARPAEIQANGVGPSNLRMIKPEVQGRMKRLSLKDSPIYGELIVVGTNGELPCPPICNKMRHRFTLVRQEKPTGVRPQDDGRDQDVTHGINITVNKKTTIMSYGLDPDTDMFQVGRSPDDAIDLVVMDTGKDLSGQVMYKANSTVSRYACRIVCERQPPYTARIYAGAFDASNQIKPSTSVPSWQLSPVESDCLTTNGVGLLRPSGCFVPGVNPGRWLEVSVLGNIFTLRDKRSSRKPGSPVVEETNILTDGCLIDLCGVTLIWRTAMGLEHAPTKELIRGHRDHLNATQAQCPVNFFTLAYPPLRGSSSAADSSSQARVKSAVSMSSAAFERERQPWAYLRCGHVCGFHQWKASDKEDDRNRTCPTCRQTGPYAKLELGQQRAYCLGNDPPTHVFVPCGHVSSHATVRYWSSLETPYSVNDWAIQCPFCKTPLAMQPPYTKLIYS